From Quercus lobata isolate SW786 chromosome 1, ValleyOak3.0 Primary Assembly, whole genome shotgun sequence, one genomic window encodes:
- the LOC115989070 gene encoding phosphatidylinositol transfer protein 1-like isoform X2 has protein sequence MVLIKEFRIVMPISLEEYEIAQSYMVLKMQQENTTSTEGIEVLENRPFENDAYGKGRYTSKVYRLQSKAPAWLKKIAPAQALVMQEEAWNAYPKCKSVLKCPHFSKFQLTIESVHRADNGCSENVHGLSKKQLAARQVECIDISSPGKDGWSYLVGRCSVDFSNFKSARTGRGPLLKGWQDSCKPVMTAYKLMTIDAPYWGFGRQLEQAMLAGERALFLESHRHCFAWIDKWYGMTLQQIYELEQQNDSMLDERLAKPTLMIGNELFDGASLDSEGIYSKV, from the exons ATGGTTCTCATCAAGGAGTT TCGGATTGTCATGCCCATATCTCTCGAAGAG TATGAGATAGCACAGTCGTACATGGTATTGAAGATGCAGCAAGAGAACACAACAAGTACTGAAGGGATTGAAGTCTTAGAGAACAGACCCTTTGAAAATGATGCGTATGGAAAGGGTCGCTACACTTCTAAAGTTTATCGTCTGCAAag CAAAGCTCCTGCTTGGCTCAAGAAAATTGCACCAGCACAGGCTCTCGTCATGCAAGAGGAAGCTTGGAATGCATACCCAAAATGCAAATCAG TACTcaag TGCCCACACTTTTCCAAGTTTCAGTTAACCATTGAAAGTGTTCACAGGGCTGACAATGGGTGCTCAGAAAAT GTACATGGTTTAAGCAAAAAACAACTAGCAGCTAGGCAGGTGGAATGTATTGATATCAGTTCTCCAGGCAAGGATGGTTGGAGTTACTTAGTTGGAAGATGCAGCGTAGACTTTTCCAATTTTAAATCAGCAAGAACTGGCCGTGGTCCACTTCTGAAGGGGTGGCAG GATAGCTGTAAGCCAGTTATGACTGCATACAAATTGATGACAATTGATGCACCATACTGGGGTTTTGGTCGTCAACTTGAGCAGGCTATGCTAGCG gGTGAAAGGGCTCTTTTTTTGGAAAGTCATCGTCACTGTTTTGCTTGGATTGATAAATGGTATGGAATGACACTGCAACAAATATATGAACTTGAGCAACAAAATGACTCTATGTTAGATGAG AGACTCGCGAAGCCTACTCTAATGATCGGTAATGAACTCTTTGATGGGGCATCACTTGATAGTGAAGGCATTTATAGCAAGGTCTGA
- the LOC115989070 gene encoding phosphatidylinositol transfer protein 1-like isoform X1 — protein sequence MVLIKEFRIVMPISLEEYEIAQSYMVLKMQQENTTSTEGIEVLENRPFENDAYGKGRYTSKVYRLQSKAPAWLKKIAPAQALVMQEEAWNAYPKCKSVLKCPHFSKFQLTIESVHRADNGCSENVHGLSKKQLAARQVECIDISSPGKDGWSYLVGRCSVDFSNFKSARTGRGPLLKGWQDSCKPVMTAYKLMTIDAPYWGFGRQLEQAMLAGERALFLESHRHCFAWIDKWYGMTLQQIYELEQQNDSMLDEQRLAKPTLMIGNELFDGASLDSEGIYSKV from the exons ATGGTTCTCATCAAGGAGTT TCGGATTGTCATGCCCATATCTCTCGAAGAG TATGAGATAGCACAGTCGTACATGGTATTGAAGATGCAGCAAGAGAACACAACAAGTACTGAAGGGATTGAAGTCTTAGAGAACAGACCCTTTGAAAATGATGCGTATGGAAAGGGTCGCTACACTTCTAAAGTTTATCGTCTGCAAag CAAAGCTCCTGCTTGGCTCAAGAAAATTGCACCAGCACAGGCTCTCGTCATGCAAGAGGAAGCTTGGAATGCATACCCAAAATGCAAATCAG TACTcaag TGCCCACACTTTTCCAAGTTTCAGTTAACCATTGAAAGTGTTCACAGGGCTGACAATGGGTGCTCAGAAAAT GTACATGGTTTAAGCAAAAAACAACTAGCAGCTAGGCAGGTGGAATGTATTGATATCAGTTCTCCAGGCAAGGATGGTTGGAGTTACTTAGTTGGAAGATGCAGCGTAGACTTTTCCAATTTTAAATCAGCAAGAACTGGCCGTGGTCCACTTCTGAAGGGGTGGCAG GATAGCTGTAAGCCAGTTATGACTGCATACAAATTGATGACAATTGATGCACCATACTGGGGTTTTGGTCGTCAACTTGAGCAGGCTATGCTAGCG gGTGAAAGGGCTCTTTTTTTGGAAAGTCATCGTCACTGTTTTGCTTGGATTGATAAATGGTATGGAATGACACTGCAACAAATATATGAACTTGAGCAACAAAATGACTCTATGTTAGATGAG CAGAGACTCGCGAAGCCTACTCTAATGATCGGTAATGAACTCTTTGATGGGGCATCACTTGATAGTGAAGGCATTTATAGCAAGGTCTGA